The Aureimonas mangrovi genome includes a region encoding these proteins:
- a CDS encoding response regulator, translated as MPDAAHVVVVDDHSEIRDLVRQYLEQQGYRISVAKDGAELKRILERKAVDLIVLDIMMPGEDGITLCRQIRAASETPIIFLTAMSEDADRIVGLELGADDYLVKPFNPRELLARIRAVLRRSSATPSVQAAQRSKTVRIGQWRVNMSQQELSGENGIGVPLSTAEFRLLKVLIERPGSVLSREQLLDLTVGRTADIFDRSIDNQISRLRKKIEEDPKNPSIIKTHWGGGYSLCAEVSFE; from the coding sequence ATGCCGGACGCAGCGCATGTCGTGGTGGTCGACGATCACAGCGAGATCCGAGATCTCGTTCGACAATATCTCGAACAGCAGGGCTATCGTATCAGCGTGGCCAAGGATGGCGCCGAACTGAAGCGCATTCTCGAGCGCAAGGCGGTCGATCTGATCGTTCTCGATATCATGATGCCGGGAGAGGACGGGATTACGCTCTGCCGACAGATTCGGGCGGCTTCCGAGACGCCGATCATCTTCCTGACCGCCATGTCGGAGGATGCCGACCGGATCGTCGGGCTGGAGCTGGGGGCCGATGATTATTTGGTCAAACCCTTCAACCCACGCGAGCTTCTGGCGCGCATTCGCGCCGTGCTGCGCCGCTCCTCGGCAACGCCGAGCGTTCAAGCCGCGCAGCGCAGCAAGACGGTTCGCATCGGCCAATGGCGGGTGAACATGAGCCAGCAGGAACTGTCCGGCGAGAACGGCATCGGCGTGCCTCTCAGCACCGCGGAATTCCGGCTGCTGAAGGTGCTGATCGAGCGGCCCGGCTCGGTGTTGAGCCGGGAGCAGCTCCTCGACCTGACCGTCGGCCGCACGGCCGACATCTTCGACCGCAGCATCGATAATCAGATATCGCGGCTGCGCAAGAAGATCGAGGAAGACCCGAAGAACCCCTCGATCATCAAGACCCATTGGGGCGGCGGCTATAGTCTCTGCGCGGAAGTGAGCTTCGAATAA
- a CDS encoding ATP-binding protein has translation MSLWKRSLATQLVAFLLTALVVSQGLTFLIYWQDHSKALDDAAKSEFFSRARTMTLLMETMPAPFREQALLASETRDSRFWVTREDTRDPAAWRQSAVQQFSRPLENFVDLGQFYNGGPAAQQLPDAQAVAAKNVGEGWEVPFQSLWALPQPVRYAYFEGTRGYGFVIRLDDGSWLNAAFYFREPGGWWTSTSLASLGLTALVLALIAVLSANHIARPLRHLARSAEALGRGENLPPLVEEGPTEVRRTAEAFNLMRDRLQRFVQDRTKMLAAIGHDLRTPLTTLRLRAEFVEDREVQSRMLSTIDEMRGMTEAAIAFARGETADEPTREIQLDALVASVCDDLQDLGYPVSCVEVAAVSHRCRPDSLRRALRNIVENAVRYGGEARVRLRHTPSFVEIVVEDSGPGIPEAMQEMVFAPFFRLESSRNRDTGGIGLGLSIARSAARRHGGDIAFVNGAGGMQAIISLPRQAEAARPVPRSRLFDRRSEAPAALVRPALSRRLN, from the coding sequence ATGAGCCTTTGGAAGCGCAGCCTCGCGACTCAACTCGTCGCCTTCCTGCTGACGGCGCTCGTCGTCTCGCAGGGGTTGACTTTTCTCATCTACTGGCAGGACCATTCCAAGGCGCTGGACGACGCGGCCAAGAGCGAGTTCTTCAGTCGGGCGCGCACGATGACGCTTCTGATGGAGACGATGCCGGCCCCGTTCCGCGAGCAGGCGCTGCTGGCAAGCGAGACGCGCGATTCGCGATTCTGGGTGACGCGGGAGGACACGCGCGACCCGGCAGCTTGGCGCCAGAGCGCGGTTCAGCAGTTCTCCCGCCCGCTCGAAAATTTCGTGGATCTGGGCCAGTTCTACAACGGTGGCCCCGCCGCGCAGCAATTGCCGGACGCACAGGCGGTCGCGGCCAAGAATGTCGGGGAGGGCTGGGAGGTGCCGTTCCAGAGCCTTTGGGCGTTGCCGCAGCCGGTGCGCTACGCCTATTTCGAGGGCACGCGCGGCTACGGTTTCGTCATCCGCCTCGACGACGGAAGCTGGCTGAACGCCGCCTTCTACTTCCGCGAACCAGGCGGCTGGTGGACCTCGACCTCACTTGCTTCACTGGGACTGACGGCCTTGGTGCTGGCGCTCATCGCCGTCCTCTCGGCCAACCACATTGCCCGCCCGCTGCGGCATCTGGCGCGTTCGGCGGAGGCGCTCGGCCGTGGGGAGAACCTGCCGCCGCTCGTCGAAGAGGGGCCGACCGAGGTCCGGCGTACGGCCGAAGCCTTCAACCTGATGCGGGACCGGCTGCAGCGTTTCGTGCAGGATCGCACCAAGATGCTGGCGGCGATCGGCCATGACCTTCGCACGCCGCTGACGACGCTGCGCCTGCGCGCCGAGTTCGTCGAGGACCGCGAAGTCCAGAGTCGGATGCTCTCCACCATCGACGAGATGCGTGGGATGACAGAGGCTGCCATCGCATTCGCACGCGGCGAAACGGCGGACGAGCCCACGCGGGAAATCCAGCTCGACGCGCTCGTCGCCAGTGTCTGCGACGATCTTCAGGACCTTGGCTACCCGGTTTCATGCGTCGAGGTCGCCGCCGTCAGCCATCGCTGCCGTCCCGACAGCCTGCGACGGGCGCTGAGGAACATCGTCGAGAACGCCGTGCGCTACGGAGGCGAGGCGCGAGTCCGACTGCGGCACACGCCGAGCTTTGTCGAGATCGTCGTGGAGGATAGCGGGCCGGGGATTCCCGAAGCGATGCAGGAGATGGTCTTCGCGCCCTTTTTCCGCCTCGAAAGCTCGCGCAACCGCGATACCGGCGGCATCGGGCTCGGACTTTCCATCGCGCGTTCGGCGGCGCGCCGGCACGGAGGAGATATCGCCTTCGTGAACGGGGCGGGCGGCATGCAGGCGATCATTTCGCTGCCTCGCCAGGCCGAGGCCGCCAGACCTGTGCCGCGCTCGCGCCTGTTTGACCGGCGGAGTGAGGCGCCGGCGGCCCTCGTCCGTCCGGCGCTATCGCGCCGACTGAACTGA
- a CDS encoding acyl-CoA dehydrogenase, with protein MARFDWADPFLLDEQLTEDERLIFETASAYAQEKLLPRVMDAYENETTDRSIFAEMGELGLLGVTLPEEYGCAGASYVSYGLAARAVERVDSGYRSMMSVQSSLVMFPIYTYGSEEQRRKYLPKLASGEWIGCFGLTEPDAGSDPGGMVTKAVKTDGGYRLSGAKMWISNAPIAEVFVVWAKSEAHDGKIRGFVLEKGMKGLSAPKVEGKLSLRASITGEIVMDNVEVGEEHVLPHVSGLSGPFGCLNRARYGISWGSMGAAEDCWHRARAYTLERKQFGKPLAATQLVQKKLADMQTEIALGLQGSLRVGRLLDENKAAPEMISLVKRNNCGKALDIARMARDMHGGNGIMGEYHVIRHSQNLETVNTYEGTHDVHALILGRAQTGIQAFG; from the coding sequence ATGGCGCGGTTCGACTGGGCCGATCCATTCCTTCTGGACGAGCAGCTCACCGAGGATGAGCGACTGATCTTCGAGACGGCGTCGGCCTATGCGCAGGAAAAGCTCCTACCGCGCGTGATGGACGCCTATGAGAACGAGACGACCGACCGCTCGATCTTCGCAGAGATGGGCGAACTTGGCCTTCTCGGCGTGACGCTGCCGGAGGAATACGGCTGCGCCGGCGCCTCCTACGTCTCCTACGGCCTTGCGGCCCGCGCGGTCGAGCGTGTCGATTCCGGCTACCGCTCGATGATGAGCGTCCAGTCCTCGCTGGTGATGTTCCCGATCTACACCTACGGCTCGGAGGAGCAGCGCCGGAAGTACCTGCCCAAGCTCGCCTCCGGAGAGTGGATCGGCTGCTTCGGCCTGACCGAGCCCGACGCCGGCTCCGATCCCGGAGGCATGGTGACGAAGGCGGTCAAGACCGATGGCGGCTATCGCCTGTCCGGCGCCAAGATGTGGATCTCCAACGCCCCGATCGCGGAGGTCTTCGTCGTCTGGGCGAAGTCGGAGGCGCATGACGGCAAGATCCGCGGCTTCGTCCTCGAAAAGGGCATGAAGGGCCTGTCGGCACCCAAGGTCGAGGGCAAGCTCAGCTTACGCGCCTCGATCACCGGCGAGATCGTGATGGATAACGTCGAGGTCGGCGAGGAGCATGTCCTGCCGCACGTCTCCGGCCTGTCCGGCCCATTCGGTTGCCTCAACCGGGCGCGCTACGGCATTTCGTGGGGATCGATGGGCGCTGCCGAGGACTGCTGGCACCGCGCCCGCGCCTACACGCTGGAGCGCAAGCAGTTCGGCAAGCCGCTGGCCGCGACCCAGCTCGTTCAGAAGAAGCTCGCCGACATGCAGACCGAGATCGCGCTTGGCCTGCAGGGCTCGCTGCGCGTCGGCCGCCTCCTCGACGAGAACAAGGCCGCGCCGGAGATGATCAGCCTCGTCAAGCGCAACAATTGCGGCAAGGCGCTCGACATCGCGCGCATGGCGCGCGACATGCACGGCGGCAACGGCATCATGGGCGAGTACCACGTCATCCGGCATTCGCAGAACCTCGAGACGGTCAACACCTACGAGGGCACCCACGACGTCCACGCCCTTATCCTCGGCAGGGCGCAGACCGGCATACAGGCCTTCGGCTGA
- a CDS encoding DUF922 domain-containing protein, protein MPRLAVTAVLAALACALPASATEIRERTTYFMVQGSTLEELDRQLQERGPSIGGASRHPGATSVRFDGHVTYEAGDGWCKVDETHLSLDLEMTLPRWRSRFRASAETALIWRTLERDIRRHEQEHAEIAKEWLARMESGLRVLKPRRNCAAMERAVNAATREYLRKHEAAQNAFDTREGREASQRLRRALRDNRYGGQ, encoded by the coding sequence ATGCCGCGTCTTGCCGTGACAGCAGTCCTCGCAGCGCTCGCCTGCGCCCTGCCCGCCTCGGCCACCGAGATACGCGAGCGCACGACCTACTTCATGGTGCAGGGCTCGACCTTGGAAGAGTTGGATCGCCAGTTGCAGGAGCGCGGGCCATCGATCGGCGGCGCCTCGCGCCATCCCGGCGCCACGAGCGTGCGCTTCGACGGTCACGTCACCTACGAGGCGGGCGATGGCTGGTGCAAGGTCGATGAGACGCATCTCTCGCTCGACCTTGAGATGACGCTGCCGCGCTGGCGTTCGCGGTTCCGCGCCAGCGCCGAGACGGCGTTGATCTGGCGTACGCTCGAGCGCGACATTCGCCGCCACGAGCAGGAACACGCCGAGATCGCCAAGGAATGGTTGGCACGGATGGAAAGCGGTCTGCGCGTTCTGAAGCCGCGACGCAACTGCGCGGCGATGGAGCGTGCCGTGAATGCGGCAACGCGCGAATACCTGCGAAAGCACGAGGCGGCGCAGAACGCCTTCGACACCCGCGAGGGCCGCGAGGCGAGCCAGCGGCTGCGGCGGGCACTGCGCGACAACCGGTACGGCGGCCAATAA
- the folP gene encoding dihydropteroate synthase, which produces MHIQSFPTRIWRLAHGRSLELGTRTAVMGILNVTPDSFSDGGAYAGSIEAAVARAEAMMAQGADIIDIGGESTRPGAVAVSAAEEQRRVLPVIEALASMKDVLISVDTYRAETANLAIRAGAHIVNDVWGAQREPDIARVAAETGAGLCLMHTGREREKQADVIKDQLAFLRHSLAIVAEAGVMAEAIVLDPGFGFAKDVSENVELMVRLPELLALGHPLLVGTSRKRFLRALAGREDLWLDIATATTSALLRERGASIVRVHDVAASREALSVIDAMLSARDGGQPA; this is translated from the coding sequence ATGCACATTCAATCGTTTCCTACGCGCATCTGGCGCCTTGCACATGGCCGCAGTCTCGAACTCGGCACGAGGACCGCCGTCATGGGTATCTTGAACGTGACGCCCGACAGCTTTTCGGATGGTGGCGCCTATGCCGGCTCGATCGAGGCGGCGGTCGCGCGTGCCGAAGCCATGATGGCGCAAGGGGCGGACATCATCGACATCGGCGGGGAATCGACACGCCCCGGCGCGGTCGCCGTGAGCGCGGCCGAGGAGCAGCGCCGTGTCCTGCCGGTGATCGAGGCACTGGCCAGTATGAAAGACGTGCTGATCTCGGTGGACACCTACCGCGCGGAAACAGCGAACCTCGCGATCCGGGCCGGCGCCCATATCGTCAACGATGTCTGGGGTGCGCAGAGGGAGCCGGATATCGCGAGAGTCGCGGCGGAAACGGGCGCCGGTCTGTGTCTGATGCACACGGGCCGCGAGCGTGAGAAGCAGGCGGACGTCATCAAGGATCAACTCGCTTTTCTGCGGCACTCCCTAGCGATCGTGGCGGAAGCCGGCGTGATGGCGGAGGCGATCGTTCTGGATCCGGGTTTCGGCTTCGCCAAGGATGTGAGCGAGAACGTGGAACTGATGGTCCGCCTGCCTGAACTTCTGGCTCTTGGCCATCCGCTTCTGGTCGGCACGTCCCGCAAGCGTTTCCTGCGCGCGCTCGCAGGTCGCGAGGATCTGTGGCTCGACATTGCGACGGCGACAACGAGCGCCCTCTTACGTGAGCGAGGCGCCTCCATCGTGCGGGTTCACGACGTCGCGGCCAGCCGCGAGGCCTTGTCGGTCATCGATGCGATGCTAAGCGCCCGCGATGGAGGGCAGCCGGCGTGA
- the folK gene encoding 2-amino-4-hydroxy-6-hydroxymethyldihydropteridine diphosphokinase → MTTGYLGLGGNIGDPAATMAKALRALSRDGAIQIAAVSRLYRTPPWGKLDQPAFLNACARIETDLSPEPLLERCLATEHALKRERIERWGPRTIDIDILLLGTARFSSARLTLPHPRITERAFVLIPLAEIAPDLVVERWPLPVWLEGLDTAGIVPLDGDAGWWKD, encoded by the coding sequence GTGACGACCGGCTATCTCGGCCTCGGCGGCAATATTGGCGATCCGGCCGCGACGATGGCCAAGGCGCTGCGGGCGCTCTCGCGCGACGGTGCGATCCAGATCGCGGCCGTCTCGCGGCTCTACCGAACTCCGCCTTGGGGGAAGCTCGACCAGCCGGCATTCCTGAACGCCTGTGCGCGCATCGAGACCGACCTTTCGCCCGAACCGCTGCTGGAGCGCTGCCTCGCGACCGAACATGCGCTCAAGCGCGAGCGGATCGAGCGCTGGGGGCCACGCACGATCGATATCGACATCCTGCTTCTGGGGACAGCGCGCTTTTCGTCCGCACGGCTCACGCTCCCCCACCCGCGGATCACCGAGCGTGCCTTCGTGCTCATCCCTCTGGCCGAGATCGCGCCCGATCTCGTCGTGGAACGATGGCCGCTCCCGGTCTGGCTAGAGGGGCTCGATACGGCAGGGATCGTGCCGCTCGATGGCGACGCCGGCTGGTGGAAGGATTGA
- a CDS encoding YcjF family protein, with translation MSDEPRAPRAFPSAQPAAAAPPLSRAPRAIGELERVAIEPDDALEREALEELDAAPARRRPKRRGWTFGGIFMAAAGALVSLGIGLAIDSLIRDLFQRAEWLGWVALAATVLLVISVLGLVGREMLALFRLRAVEAERRASAEAFETNSDEKAAAAIAGLRSILAGKPELDARLKAFDALKDDVMDGRDRMVVAERDLLLPLDAKGRALVLASAKRVSLVTALSPRAAVDLIFVLFETVRLIRRISELYGARPGTVGLIRLTRDVLAHLAVTGSIAIGDGLVQQVIGHGLASRLSAKLGEGVVNGLLTARVGIAAMDLCRPMPFLAVKRPTAGDFVSDLTRLAASQGDGGKAARAPSQESVNPHER, from the coding sequence ATGAGCGACGAGCCGAGAGCCCCACGCGCTTTCCCCAGCGCCCAGCCTGCGGCAGCCGCCCCCCCACTCTCGCGCGCACCGCGTGCCATCGGCGAACTGGAACGCGTCGCCATCGAGCCAGACGACGCGCTGGAGCGCGAGGCGTTGGAAGAGCTCGACGCCGCACCAGCGCGCCGCAGGCCGAAGCGGCGTGGCTGGACCTTCGGCGGCATCTTCATGGCAGCGGCCGGTGCCCTCGTCTCGCTCGGCATCGGCCTTGCGATCGACAGCCTCATCCGCGACCTCTTCCAGCGTGCGGAATGGCTGGGCTGGGTGGCGCTCGCCGCCACCGTCCTGCTCGTCATCAGCGTCCTCGGGCTGGTCGGGCGCGAAATGCTGGCGCTGTTTCGCCTGCGCGCGGTGGAGGCCGAAAGACGGGCGAGCGCCGAGGCTTTCGAAACCAACAGCGACGAGAAAGCCGCAGCGGCCATCGCCGGTTTGCGGTCGATCCTCGCAGGCAAGCCCGAGCTCGACGCGCGCCTGAAAGCGTTCGACGCGCTCAAGGACGACGTGATGGACGGTCGCGACAGGATGGTCGTCGCCGAACGTGACCTCCTTCTGCCGCTCGATGCGAAGGGCCGCGCGTTGGTGCTCGCTTCCGCCAAGCGCGTCTCGCTCGTGACGGCACTGAGCCCGCGCGCCGCGGTGGATCTGATTTTCGTTCTGTTCGAGACCGTGCGGCTCATCCGACGCATCTCGGAACTCTACGGCGCAAGACCTGGCACCGTGGGCCTCATCCGGCTGACGCGCGACGTTCTGGCGCACCTCGCCGTCACCGGCTCGATCGCGATCGGCGACGGTCTCGTGCAGCAGGTCATCGGCCACGGCCTTGCCTCGCGCCTGTCCGCCAAACTCGGCGAAGGCGTGGTCAATGGCCTCCTGACAGCGCGCGTCGGCATCGCGGCGATGGACCTGTGCCGACCGATGCCGTTCCTTGCGGTCAAGCGCCCGACCGCGGGAGATTTCGTGAGCGATCTCACGCGCTTGGCAGCGTCGCAGGGAGATGGTGGCAAGGCCGCCCGCGCACCATCGCAAGAATCGGTTAACCCTCACGAGCGATAG
- a CDS encoding YcjX family protein, whose amino-acid sequence MTSLADEARIALDNLTDRATGILHPTLRLGVAGLSRAGKTVFITALVHNLLHGGRLPLFAAQAGGRITRTYLEEQPDDAVPRFQYEDHVRKMVEERLWPASTRAISELRLTIEFDSASGWSRLFSAGRISLDIVDYPGEWLLDLPLLDKDFAAFSAEAIERARLPARAAIAGDFLAALGSVDPAAPADEPTSQRLAATFTEYLRRGREDTTALSTLPPGRFLMPGDLEGSPALTFAPLAASKEALAVKGSFAAVHARRYEAYKSVVVKPFFRDHFARLDRQILLVDAMQAINAGPEAVRDLETALADILTCFRPGRASWLGSLLSRRIDRILVAATKADHLHRESHRKLEAIVRRLVDDAVRRAEFSGADVDVVAMAAVRATREASVEDKGERLPVIVGTPMAGERIGGETFDGIAETAIFPGDLPDDPGELFKRSGEANDAVPINFVRFRPPRLERTAEGLTLSLPHIRLDRAMQFLIGDRLA is encoded by the coding sequence ATGACATCCCTTGCCGACGAAGCCCGCATCGCCCTCGACAATCTGACCGATCGCGCGACCGGAATTCTGCATCCGACGCTCCGTCTCGGTGTCGCCGGGCTCTCGCGCGCCGGCAAGACGGTCTTCATCACCGCGCTCGTCCACAATCTTCTGCACGGCGGGCGCCTTCCGCTTTTCGCCGCGCAGGCCGGCGGACGAATCACCCGGACCTATCTGGAGGAACAGCCGGACGACGCCGTTCCGCGTTTCCAGTATGAGGATCACGTGCGCAAGATGGTGGAGGAGCGGCTCTGGCCCGCCTCCACGCGTGCCATCTCCGAACTGAGGCTGACCATCGAGTTCGATTCGGCATCGGGCTGGTCGCGGCTCTTCTCGGCCGGGCGCATCTCGCTCGACATCGTCGACTATCCCGGCGAATGGCTTCTCGACCTGCCGCTTCTCGATAAGGATTTCGCCGCCTTCAGCGCCGAGGCCATCGAACGCGCACGCTTGCCAGCCCGTGCCGCGATCGCGGGCGATTTCCTTGCAGCGCTCGGATCTGTCGATCCTGCGGCGCCCGCCGACGAGCCGACGAGCCAGCGCCTTGCCGCGACCTTCACCGAATATCTGCGGCGCGGACGCGAGGACACGACAGCCCTTTCTACCCTGCCCCCGGGCCGCTTCCTGATGCCAGGAGACCTGGAGGGCTCGCCGGCGCTGACCTTCGCTCCGCTCGCTGCATCGAAGGAAGCGCTGGCTGTGAAAGGCAGCTTTGCCGCCGTTCACGCGCGTCGTTACGAGGCTTACAAATCGGTCGTGGTGAAGCCCTTCTTCCGCGACCATTTCGCCCGGCTCGACCGACAGATTCTGCTGGTCGACGCCATGCAGGCGATCAATGCCGGCCCGGAAGCCGTGCGAGACCTCGAAACCGCCCTCGCCGACATTCTCACCTGCTTTCGCCCGGGCCGCGCGAGCTGGCTCGGCAGCCTGCTCTCACGGCGCATCGACCGCATCCTCGTGGCTGCGACGAAGGCCGACCATCTTCATCGCGAGAGCCATCGCAAGCTCGAGGCGATCGTGCGCCGGCTGGTGGACGACGCCGTGCGCCGCGCGGAGTTCTCGGGGGCGGACGTCGATGTCGTGGCAATGGCGGCCGTGCGCGCGACGCGCGAGGCGAGCGTCGAGGACAAGGGCGAGCGCCTGCCGGTCATCGTCGGAACGCCGATGGCCGGCGAGAGGATCGGCGGCGAGACCTTCGACGGCATTGCGGAGACCGCGATCTTCCCCGGAGACCTGCCGGACGATCCCGGAGAGCTCTTCAAGCGTTCCGGTGAGGCGAACGACGCCGTACCCATCAATTTCGTTCGCTTCCGGCCGCCGCGCCTCGAACGCACAGCGGAAGGTCTGACCTTGTCCCTGCCGCACATCCGGCTCGACCGTGCCATGCAGTTCCTGATCGGAGACCGGCTGGCATGA
- a CDS encoding SixA phosphatase family protein: MITRTLFILRHARATAPLPGQRDYDRALDARGWEDGKALGRLMRDREMHVRRTVTSGALRTRQTCDALVAGGFGINPATDDDLYHGKTDRYRAVADRYGDDDLLIVGHNPMISDFVLTLVQPSAANGDFARGLRKCALAIVTEEKAASPRFVLKELIEPPFST, from the coding sequence ATGATCACGCGCACGCTCTTCATCCTTCGCCATGCACGCGCCACCGCCCCGCTCCCCGGCCAGCGCGATTACGACCGCGCCCTCGACGCGCGCGGCTGGGAAGACGGCAAGGCCCTTGGCCGCCTGATGCGCGATCGGGAAATGCATGTCCGGCGAACGGTGACGTCGGGAGCCCTGCGCACGCGGCAGACCTGCGATGCGCTGGTCGCAGGCGGCTTTGGGATCAATCCCGCAACCGATGACGATCTCTATCACGGCAAAACCGACCGATACCGTGCGGTTGCTGATCGATATGGCGACGACGATCTTCTCATCGTCGGCCATAACCCGATGATCTCCGACTTCGTGCTAACGCTCGTCCAGCCGTCCGCTGCAAATGGTGATTTCGCTCGTGGATTGCGAAAATGCGCACTGGCGATCGTCACGGAGGAAAAGGCGGCCTCCCCCCGCTTCGTGTTGAAAGAGCTCATCGAGCCGCCCTTCTCCACTTGA
- the dksA gene encoding RNA polymerase-binding protein DksA, with protein sequence MSETLPFGDHLSEDGPFMNDGQRDYFRRKLLAWKSDILREARETLEGLARENANLADAADRASSETDRAIELRARDRQRKLIAKIDAALERIEEGTYGFCEETGEPISLKRLDARPIATLSLEAQERHERREKIYRDE encoded by the coding sequence ATGAGCGAAACCCTGCCGTTTGGCGATCATCTCAGCGAGGATGGGCCGTTCATGAATGACGGCCAGCGCGACTATTTCCGGCGAAAGCTTCTCGCCTGGAAAAGCGACATCCTGCGTGAGGCGCGCGAGACGCTGGAGGGCTTGGCGAGGGAGAACGCCAATCTCGCCGATGCGGCGGATCGAGCGTCCTCGGAGACGGACAGGGCGATCGAGCTGCGGGCTCGTGATCGCCAGCGGAAGCTGATTGCCAAGATCGATGCCGCTCTCGAGCGTATCGAAGAGGGTACCTACGGCTTTTGTGAGGAGACGGGAGAGCCCATCAGCCTCAAGCGGCTGGATGCGCGCCCCATCGCGACGCTGTCGCTCGAGGCGCAGGAGCGGCACGAACGCCGAGAGAAGATCTACCGTGACGAATAG
- a CDS encoding AI-2E family transporter codes for MTKTSNSEPTEKATVVAPNIGLVNRQVFQVGPRWAVIGIFVMMLGGSLYLTASFTLPVVFAFVFALVLSPIVRFARRRLKVWEPISAAVLVVGTLIVIISAFYALSGPITQIAMNAPEYTQAVERQVNAVRDRFSRLSERSVERSPEEAAAAQVGRAEDEPEVPVEDDQSQEVVVRSPSLLDNAASTVPQLGAAVLFALIFLYFLLSSGSLFHQKLIETMPTFSDKKRALVIAHEIERELSRYLFTITVINAGLGIVIGFALWWAQMPTPAVFGALAFIFNFIPYIGAIVGIALVGVIALAEFGTLGQALIPVALYLACTSIEGQLITPMVVGRRLEMNAAAVFLAVAFWGWIWGVVGMFLAVPIMVGVKILSNYVDGLSTFGNFISSERSHVPEDDAAAK; via the coding sequence TTGACCAAGACTTCCAACAGTGAACCGACTGAAAAGGCGACGGTGGTCGCGCCCAATATCGGTCTCGTCAACCGTCAGGTGTTCCAGGTCGGCCCGCGCTGGGCCGTCATCGGTATCTTCGTGATGATGCTCGGGGGCTCGCTCTATCTGACAGCGAGTTTCACCCTTCCGGTCGTGTTCGCCTTTGTCTTCGCGCTTGTGCTCTCCCCGATCGTCCGGTTCGCCCGCCGAAGGCTGAAGGTCTGGGAGCCGATCTCGGCTGCCGTCCTCGTCGTCGGTACGCTGATCGTCATCATCTCCGCCTTCTACGCCTTGAGCGGGCCGATCACGCAGATCGCGATGAACGCACCGGAATATACGCAGGCCGTGGAGCGGCAGGTGAACGCTGTTCGCGATCGGTTTTCCCGGCTGTCCGAGCGCTCCGTGGAAAGGTCGCCGGAAGAGGCCGCGGCGGCGCAGGTGGGACGCGCGGAGGACGAGCCCGAGGTGCCCGTCGAAGACGACCAGTCACAGGAGGTGGTGGTGCGCAGCCCGAGCCTCCTCGATAATGCCGCCTCGACCGTCCCTCAGCTCGGCGCAGCGGTCCTCTTCGCACTCATCTTCCTCTATTTCCTGCTGTCGTCCGGCTCGCTCTTCCACCAGAAGCTGATCGAGACGATGCCGACGTTCAGCGACAAGAAACGCGCGCTCGTGATCGCTCACGAGATCGAGCGGGAATTGTCGCGCTATCTCTTCACGATCACGGTCATCAATGCCGGCCTCGGCATCGTCATAGGCTTCGCCCTGTGGTGGGCGCAGATGCCGACGCCCGCGGTCTTCGGAGCCCTGGCCTTCATATTCAACTTCATTCCCTATATCGGCGCGATCGTTGGCATCGCCCTCGTCGGGGTCATCGCGCTCGCCGAGTTCGGGACGCTCGGCCAGGCCCTGATACCTGTCGCGCTTTATCTGGCCTGCACGAGCATCGAAGGGCAGCTCATCACGCCGATGGTCGTCGGGCGGCGTCTCGAGATGAACGCCGCCGCAGTCTTCCTGGCCGTGGCGTTCTGGGGTTGGATCTGGGGCGTCGTCGGCATGTTCCTCGCCGTGCCTATCATGGTCGGGGTGAAGATCCTGTCAAACTATGTCGACGGTCTCAGCACGTTTGGAAATTTCATCTCCTCCGAGCGCTCGCATGTGCCGGAAGATGACGCCGCCGCGAAGTAG